Proteins from one Peromyscus eremicus unplaced genomic scaffold, PerEre_H2_v1 PerEre#2#chr22_unloc_1, whole genome shotgun sequence genomic window:
- the Zbtb7a gene encoding zinc finger and BTB domain-containing protein 7A — protein MAGGVDGPIGIPFPDHSSDILSGLNEQRTQGLLCDVVILVEGREFPTHRSVLAACSQYFKKLFTSGAVVDQQNVYEIDFVSAEALTALMDFAYTATLTVSTANVGDILSAARLLEIPAVSHVCADLLERQILAADDAGDAGQPDGAGPTDQRNLLRAKEYLEFFRSNPMNSLPAAAFPWSGFGAPEDDLDATKDAVAAAVAAVAAGDCNGLDFYGPGPPAERPPAGDGDEGDSTPGLWPERDEDAPAGGLFPPPAAPPATTQNGHYGRAGAAEEEAASLSEAAPEPGDSPGFLSGAAEGEDGDTADVDGLAASTLLQQMMSSVGRAGDSDEESRADDKGVMDYYLKYFSGAHEGDVYPAWSQKGEKKIRAKAFQKCPICEKVIQGAGKLPRHIRTHTGEKPYECNICKVRFTRQDKLKVHMRKHTGEKPYLCQQCGAAFAHNYDLKNHMRVHTGLRPYQCDSCCKTFVRSDHLHRHLKKDGCNGVPSRRGRKPRVRGVPPDVPAGGPAPPGLPDTPRNGQEKHFKDEDEDEAEASPDGSGRLNVVGGGVGDDGTGGPAVAAPEGNFAT, from the exons ATGGCTGGCGGCGTGGACGGCCCCATCGGGATCCCGTTCCCGGACCACAGCAGCGACATCCTGAGCGGCCTGAACGAGCAGCGGACGCAGGGGCTGCTGTGCGACGTGGTGATCCTGGTGGAGGGCCGCGAGTTCCCCACGCACCGCTCGGTGCTGGCCGCCTGCAGCCAGTACTTCAAGAAGCTGTTCACGTCGGGCGCCGTGGTGGACCAGCAGAACGTGTATGAGATCGACTTCGTGAGCGCCGAGGCGCTGACGGCGCTCATGGACTTCGCCTACACCGCCACGCTCACGGTCAGCACGGCCAACGTGGGCGACATCCTGAGCGCCGCCCGGCTGCTGGAGATCCCGGCCGTGAGCCACGTGTGCGCAGACCTGCTGGAGCGCCAGATCCTGGCGGCCGATGACGCGGGCGACGCCGGCCAGCCCGACGGCGCGGGCCCCACGGACCAGCGCAACCTGCTGCGCGCCAAGGAGTACCTGGAGTTCTTCCGCAGCAACCCCATGAACAGCCTGCCCGCCGCCGCCTTCCCGTGGTCCGGCTTCGGGGCCCCCGAGGACGACCTGGACGCCACCAAGGACGCCGTGGCCGCCGCCGTGGCCGCCGTGGCCGCCGGGGACTGCAACGGCTTGGACTTCTACGGCCCGGGGCCCCCGGCCGAGCGGCCCCCCGCGGGTGACGGGGACGAGGGTGACAGCACCCCGGGGCTGTGGCCCGAGCGGGATGAGGATGCCCCCGCTGGGGGGCTCttcccgccgcccgccgccccgCCGGCCACCACGCAGAACGGGCACTACGGCCGCGCGGGGGCCGCAGAGGAGGAGGCGGCGTCCCTGTCCGAGGCGGCCCCTGAGCCCGGCGACTCCCCGGGCTTCCTGTCGGGCGCAGCCGAGGGCGAGGACGGGGACACCGCCGACGTGGACGGGCTGGCGGCCAGCACGCTGCTGCAGCAGATGATGTCGTCGGTGGGCCGGGCGGGCGACAGCGACGAGGAGTCGCGCGCCGACGACAAGGGTGTCATGGACTACTACCTGAAGTACTTCAGCGGCGCCCACGAGGGCGACGTGTACCCGGCCTGGTCGCAGAAGGGCGAGAAGAAGATCCGGGCCAAGGCCTTCCAGAAGTGTCCCATCTGCGAGAAGGTGATCCAGGGCGCAGGCAAGCTGCCCCGCCACATCCGCACGCATACGGGCGAGAAACCCTACGAGTGCAACATCTGCAAGGTTCGGTTTACCAG gcaGGACAAACTGAAGGTTCACATGCGGAAGCACACGGGCGAGAAGCCATACCTGTGCCAGCAGTGCGGCGCGGCCTTCGCGCACAACTACGACCTGAAGAACCACATGCGGGTGCACACGGGGCTGCGGCCCTACCAGTGTGACAGCTGCTGCAAGACCTTCGTGCGCTCCGACCACCTGCACAGACATCTCAAGAAGGACGGCTGCAACGGGGTCCCCTCGCGCCGCGGCCGCAAGCCCCGCGTGCGGGGCGTGCCCCCCGATGTCCCCGCCGGGGGCCCCGCGCCCCCCGGGCTCCCCGACACCCCGCGCAACGGCCAGGAGAAGCACTTtaaggacgaggacgaggacgaggccGAGGCCAGCCCCGACGGCTCGGGCCGTCTGAATGTAGTGGGCGGCGGCGTTGGCGACGACGGCACGGGTGGCCCCGCGGTGGCCGCCCCCGAGGGTAACTTTGCAACCTGA